The Arthrobacter russicus genome has a segment encoding these proteins:
- a CDS encoding DNA alkylation repair protein, whose product MPADRAMITAIRQELAQLADPERAAGMAAYMKSSMPYRGVPLPAVRKVVAAAAKAFPPADAEDLRDAATELWRSAEFREERYAAAALCSSKLARGDLRFLPFYCEIVSSGAWWDHVDDVAHRIAELLASHPDSMKPQIIRWSKDPDFWFRRLAIISQLQAKAKTDPDLLSATIGANLADPEFFIRKAIGWALRDYAKTNPSWVKAFVTEHIAELSPLSRREALKHLA is encoded by the coding sequence ATGCCTGCTGACCGAGCAATGATCACGGCGATCCGGCAAGAGCTGGCGCAGCTCGCCGATCCCGAACGGGCGGCCGGCATGGCCGCCTATATGAAGTCCAGCATGCCCTACCGCGGGGTACCGCTGCCTGCGGTCCGGAAAGTCGTGGCCGCCGCAGCCAAGGCGTTTCCGCCAGCCGACGCCGAAGACCTCCGGGACGCCGCGACCGAGCTTTGGCGCTCCGCCGAGTTCCGTGAAGAGCGCTATGCGGCCGCAGCATTGTGCAGCAGCAAACTGGCCCGCGGCGATCTCCGCTTCTTGCCGTTCTATTGCGAGATCGTCAGCTCCGGAGCTTGGTGGGACCACGTCGACGACGTGGCGCACCGGATAGCCGAACTCTTGGCGTCGCACCCGGACTCGATGAAACCGCAGATCATCCGCTGGAGCAAGGATCCGGACTTTTGGTTCCGCCGGCTCGCGATCATCAGCCAGCTCCAAGCCAAAGCCAAAACCGACCCAGATTTGCTCAGTGCCACCATCGGAGCCAATCTGGCCGATCCGGAGTTCTTCATCCGCAAAGCCATCGGCTGGGCTCTGCGGGACTATGCGAAGACGAATCCGAGCTGGGTGAAGGCCTTCGTCACCGAGCACATCGCGGAGTTGAGTCCGTTGTCGCGTCGCGAGGCGCTCAAACACTTGGCCTAG
- the def gene encoding peptide deformylase — protein sequence MTVHPIVIKGEPVLHRRAKEVETFDDDLRTLVADMHETNRVANGAGLAAPQIGLGLRIFVYAMENDDGVPAQGVLVNPSLVLGKVSGNAPDPDDEAEGCLSVPGEHFPLKRAEWVRVSGFDEFGQALEFEATGWFARCMQHEYDHLDGKLYVDRLVDRYQRKARRVAKDHGWGVPGLSWMPGVDPDPFGH from the coding sequence ATGACCGTGCACCCGATCGTCATCAAAGGCGAACCCGTCTTGCACCGCCGCGCCAAAGAGGTCGAGACCTTCGACGATGATTTGCGCACCTTGGTGGCGGATATGCATGAAACCAATCGGGTGGCCAACGGCGCCGGGCTGGCCGCCCCGCAGATCGGCCTCGGCTTGCGGATCTTCGTCTATGCCATGGAGAACGACGACGGCGTTCCGGCACAGGGCGTTCTGGTCAACCCGAGCCTGGTCTTGGGCAAGGTCTCCGGAAACGCTCCGGATCCGGACGATGAAGCTGAAGGCTGCCTTTCCGTTCCCGGTGAACATTTTCCGCTCAAACGCGCTGAATGGGTGCGGGTCAGCGGCTTCGACGAGTTCGGCCAAGCCCTCGAATTCGAGGCAACGGGCTGGTTCGCCCGTTGCATGCAGCATGAATACGACCATCTGGACGGCAAGCTGTACGTTGACCGCCTGGTGGACCGGTATCAGCGCAAGGCCCGGCGGGTCGCCAAAGACCACGGCTGGGGCGTCCCGGGGCTCAGCTGGATGCCCGGCGTGGACCCCGACCCGTTCGGCCATTGA
- a CDS encoding glycosyltransferase 87 family protein, which produces MSRAESTALSTAPSSTLASRFHRPRSLWLSFAVLHLLILGLLMPLILSGQVLSDISFYRQWAFDGIDHGLWRGISVEWVYPVGALLPIVLAAGFGGFLYQLGWFVLFTILNFIGIWFLTRPRSEPGYYAAYWWMGATAILGTVAVGRIDGMTAPMVVVGLLLLTARPYLAAAILSLATWIKVWPAAVLFAIVVASRQRLKVILSGLLVTAVVVAVVLAGGGARFLLGFLNAQGGRGMQLEAPFTTPGLWQAIFQQNGAYVFEDTVINTREVRGGMSEAVGSVMNPLLAIAAIVIVVLLLWALRRGADVQNLIIAGSLALVASFIVFNKVGSPQFQLWLAAIVAVGLFYAKEQWRFPGYLMLAIAVLTTLVYPIFYVQLYELNPWIAVVLSLRNLAVVVLLGWAIREVVRLARGSGAAQRAQPPLG; this is translated from the coding sequence GTGAGCCGAGCAGAAAGCACCGCCTTGTCGACAGCCCCCTCCAGCACCCTCGCCAGCAGATTCCACCGGCCGCGCAGCCTCTGGTTGAGCTTCGCGGTGCTGCACCTGCTGATCCTCGGCTTGCTCATGCCGCTGATCCTATCCGGCCAGGTGCTCAGTGATATCAGCTTCTACCGGCAATGGGCCTTCGACGGAATCGACCATGGCCTGTGGCGCGGCATATCCGTCGAATGGGTCTATCCGGTTGGTGCCCTGCTGCCGATCGTTCTGGCTGCCGGCTTCGGTGGTTTCCTGTACCAACTCGGCTGGTTCGTACTCTTCACGATCCTGAACTTCATCGGCATCTGGTTCCTCACCCGGCCCAGATCGGAACCGGGCTACTACGCCGCCTACTGGTGGATGGGCGCCACGGCCATCCTCGGTACCGTTGCGGTCGGCCGAATCGACGGGATGACCGCTCCCATGGTGGTCGTCGGCCTGCTTCTGCTCACCGCCCGTCCCTACCTCGCCGCGGCGATCCTCAGCCTGGCCACCTGGATCAAGGTCTGGCCGGCCGCGGTGCTGTTCGCGATCGTGGTGGCGAGCAGACAACGGCTCAAGGTGATCTTGTCCGGCCTGCTGGTCACTGCCGTCGTCGTCGCGGTCGTCTTGGCCGGCGGCGGAGCCAGATTCCTGCTCGGCTTCCTCAATGCCCAAGGCGGACGGGGCATGCAGCTCGAGGCACCCTTCACCACACCGGGCCTTTGGCAGGCGATCTTCCAGCAGAACGGCGCCTACGTTTTCGAAGACACCGTGATCAACACCCGGGAAGTCCGGGGCGGCATGAGTGAAGCCGTTGGCTCAGTGATGAATCCGTTGCTGGCCATCGCCGCGATAGTGATCGTGGTGTTGCTGCTCTGGGCCCTGCGCCGGGGTGCGGACGTCCAGAATCTGATCATCGCCGGCTCGCTGGCCCTGGTCGCTTCGTTCATCGTTTTCAACAAGGTCGGCTCGCCGCAGTTCCAGCTCTGGCTTGCCGCCATCGTCGCGGTCGGGCTGTTCTACGCCAAGGAACAATGGCGCTTCCCCGGCTATCTGATGCTCGCGATCGCAGTTTTGACCACACTGGTTTATCCGATTTTCTATGTTCAACTCTACGAATTGAACCCGTGGATCGCAGTCGTCCTTTCGCTGCGCAACCTGGCCGTCGTGGTACTGCTCGGCTGGGCGATCCGTGAAGTGGTCCGGCTGGCCCGTGGCTCCGGTGCCGCGCAGCGTGCGCAGCCGCCGCTGGGCTGA
- a CDS encoding MepB family protein has translation MSCRNTGYPPEPTAGLGRSGERAAAPRIVGSPRGPGRPSRAAKNTPEKAGLFVTLWQRSADGPIRPFDADDDAELFLIRARTGGPRGHFLFRKEVLIERGIVSQSGIGGKRGFRVYLPWCSGLNAQARRTQLWQSACFLFDGASPAQIEGHYAC, from the coding sequence ATGTCTTGCCGGAATACCGGATACCCTCCGGAACCTACAGCTGGGCTTGGTCGATCAGGTGAGCGGGCTGCTGCCCCGAGAATTGTCGGAAGTCCGCGCGGTCCTGGCCGGCCTTCCCGGGCTGCCAAGAACACCCCGGAAAAGGCCGGACTGTTCGTGACCCTTTGGCAACGTTCCGCGGATGGTCCGATCCGGCCGTTCGACGCGGATGACGACGCCGAGCTATTTCTGATCCGGGCACGGACCGGCGGCCCGCGGGGGCATTTCTTGTTCCGCAAGGAAGTGCTCATCGAGCGCGGCATCGTTTCGCAGTCCGGAATCGGCGGCAAACGCGGATTCCGGGTCTACCTGCCCTGGTGCTCCGGCTTGAATGCCCAGGCCCGCAGAACCCAGCTCTGGCAATCAGCGTGCTTCCTCTTCGATGGCGCCAGCCCCGCCCAGATCGAAGGTCATTATGCCTGCTGA
- the mptB gene encoding polyprenol phosphomannose-dependent alpha 1,6 mannosyltransferase MptB: protein MTGSGLAGKSEESGSDHGLHDAWVPLIAGLIGSLLLLFGSVGIGWVGTSSVLWRNPVFTWMRVEPIGAALSISSLAIGGMLLVRAWLRLGQRAKGWPPASGRIVKQAIVLWGLPMMFAIPLFSRDVYAYIAQGRLVQAGVDPYLNGISSVSNWFGLGADKLWAEAPTPYGPVFLWIEQAVVEISAGSPELSVFLFRLTSVFGIVLCMIYVPRLAVLHGVNPHRALWLSVANPLLLVNFIAAVHNDALMIGLAVAGLYYCATKRGFLGVVLITLSIAVKPITVILLPFAGLLWAGKKAGWSRKFIFWGLTAALSLGLMALMGWINGFGFGWINGLSAPGSVWIWYAPVGAIGLTVATVAGAFGWDGWGIAHGIWNVAKVVAIGLVAWLMFRGTYERIIRRMALAFAAVVLLAPMIQSWYVVWLIPLFAVTGIRNDWQVKSLYFILSFFMIYAISDQLNVYPYLQQRDAWLSLDNARIAAALIGLGFALYIVLVDRKTRKLFLQDQQIRDVI, encoded by the coding sequence ATGACCGGATCCGGCCTGGCCGGAAAATCCGAGGAATCCGGCTCCGACCATGGGCTCCATGATGCCTGGGTTCCGCTGATCGCGGGGTTGATCGGCTCCTTGCTCCTCTTGTTCGGATCGGTCGGCATCGGTTGGGTGGGCACTTCCTCGGTGCTTTGGCGGAACCCGGTTTTCACCTGGATGCGGGTGGAGCCGATCGGTGCCGCGTTGTCGATCAGCAGCCTGGCGATCGGCGGGATGCTGTTGGTCCGGGCCTGGCTCAGACTGGGCCAGCGCGCCAAAGGGTGGCCGCCGGCGTCGGGCCGGATCGTCAAACAGGCGATCGTGCTCTGGGGCCTGCCGATGATGTTCGCGATCCCGCTGTTCAGCCGCGACGTGTATGCCTACATCGCCCAGGGCCGACTGGTGCAGGCCGGAGTGGATCCGTATTTGAACGGGATCTCCTCGGTGTCGAACTGGTTCGGATTGGGGGCCGACAAGCTCTGGGCAGAGGCGCCGACGCCCTACGGCCCGGTTTTCCTCTGGATTGAGCAAGCCGTAGTCGAGATCAGTGCCGGGAGCCCAGAGCTGTCGGTTTTCCTGTTCCGATTGACCTCGGTGTTCGGCATCGTGCTCTGCATGATCTATGTGCCCCGGCTCGCGGTCCTGCACGGCGTCAATCCGCATCGGGCACTCTGGCTCAGCGTGGCCAATCCGTTGTTGCTGGTCAACTTCATCGCCGCCGTGCACAACGATGCGTTGATGATCGGTTTGGCGGTCGCAGGCCTGTACTACTGCGCCACCAAACGCGGCTTCCTCGGCGTGGTTTTGATCACGCTGTCGATTGCCGTGAAGCCGATCACCGTGATTCTGCTACCGTTCGCCGGATTGCTGTGGGCGGGCAAAAAGGCCGGCTGGTCGAGGAAGTTCATCTTCTGGGGCTTGACTGCCGCGCTTTCCTTGGGATTGATGGCTTTGATGGGCTGGATCAACGGGTTCGGCTTCGGCTGGATCAACGGCCTTTCCGCCCCGGGCAGCGTGTGGATCTGGTACGCCCCGGTGGGTGCCATCGGGCTCACCGTGGCCACCGTGGCCGGAGCTTTCGGCTGGGACGGCTGGGGGATTGCGCACGGAATCTGGAACGTGGCCAAGGTCGTGGCGATCGGTTTGGTGGCGTGGCTGATGTTCCGCGGCACCTATGAACGGATCATCCGAAGAATGGCGCTGGCTTTTGCCGCTGTGGTGCTGCTCGCTCCGATGATCCAGTCCTGGTACGTCGTCTGGCTGATTCCACTCTTCGCGGTGACCGGGATCCGGAACGATTGGCAGGTGAAATCGCTGTACTTCATCCTGTCCTTCTTCATGATCTACGCGATTTCGGACCAACTGAACGTCTACCCCTATCTGCAGCAGCGTGACGCCTGGTTGAGTTTGGACAATGCCCGGATCGCGGCAGCGTTGATCGGGCTGGGGTTCGCCCTGTACATCGTGCTGGTGGATCGCAAGACCCGGAAGCTCTTCTTGCAGGATCAGCAGATCCGGGACGTCATTTAG
- a CDS encoding glycoside hydrolase family 2 TIM barrel-domain containing protein gives MPFPKPWLSPELVSAGRAPMHALEHPEQLLLDGLWDFELLDSPEAEPTGQWRQIRVPGAWTMQGTADLPQYTNIQMPFPQSPPEVPARNPTGRYRKNFTVPEAWRGQRLVLHVGAAESVLLVSVNGQQIGFSKDSHLAAEFELDGLLNDGENELLLTVVKFSDASFIEDQDQWWHGGLTRSVYLYRTPPNYLQDVAAVADFDPLTGDGTLELTVTVAGTDAQLPDGYRVRATLANQAPVEAELPSQQRKGFVLDPETVPDAALGDLDLPAAVYLSAAGIELDDRVEELVQGYHRATWRKPGEVQLRIQPGQVQPWSAELPQLYRLLVQLIDPEGQLTDETWIDVGFRRVAVDGRDLLVNGQRVWIQGVNRHDFDPHTGRTLDREQLHQQLAQLKRFNINAIRTSHYPNDPVFLELADRFGFYVIDEANIESHDWARSICDNPRYLGAFVDRVSRMILRDKNHPSVIIWSLGNESGSGANHDAAAGWARGYDPHRPLHYEGAINADWHSGHRQTDIVAPMYPPIQAIVAYAQHPAADRPLIMCEYQHAMGNSNGSLDDYWRAIRSTPGLQGGFIWELWDHGLDSEATGQYRYGGDFGDTPNDGNFCIDGLLFPDGTPHPAMHEVRRIFSPVEFESTANDLRRGILRLRNMQHFADLTGLAFSACLVRVDGEGDPLALAAAAGPGGIADVVLPDSWTEAFGSAQTIGLRLTVCTAGDLLWATAGTELAQLQLTVREPASVVASGGPGQALELDAEGLLRHPLLSSAPVLNFWRAPTDNDRLRFGGEAFGGSGLDAVQRDLEQVRWSADRSAAVVSSSYRTSTGFTIRHRQEIRSLLDGGVAIEETVEIPAGLEDLPRVGIMLALVPGFEYVEWLGEGPHESYPDRRAAAMPGRWRSSVAGLQVPYLRPQENGGRGRVHELDLSAGETSLQLRFDRGMQFSAAHFRTEDLVQTRHSWELAARPETFVYLDVVHRGLGTASVGPDVLPEYRIPSGTYSWAWSIR, from the coding sequence ATGCCTTTTCCGAAACCATGGCTCAGTCCTGAGCTCGTTTCTGCCGGCCGCGCGCCAATGCACGCGCTGGAGCACCCGGAGCAGTTGCTGCTCGACGGCCTCTGGGACTTCGAATTGCTGGACTCCCCCGAGGCCGAACCGACCGGACAGTGGCGCCAGATCCGAGTCCCCGGGGCCTGGACCATGCAGGGCACCGCCGACCTGCCGCAGTACACCAATATCCAGATGCCATTTCCGCAGAGTCCACCAGAAGTTCCGGCGAGGAACCCCACCGGACGCTACCGGAAAAACTTCACCGTGCCGGAAGCCTGGCGCGGACAACGCCTCGTGCTGCATGTCGGAGCCGCGGAAAGCGTGCTCCTGGTCAGCGTGAACGGGCAGCAGATCGGCTTCAGCAAGGACAGCCATTTGGCTGCCGAGTTCGAGCTCGACGGGCTGCTGAACGACGGCGAGAACGAGCTCCTGCTCACCGTAGTGAAGTTTTCGGACGCCAGCTTCATCGAAGACCAAGACCAGTGGTGGCATGGCGGGTTGACCCGGAGCGTTTACCTCTACCGGACGCCGCCCAATTATCTGCAAGACGTGGCCGCGGTCGCCGACTTCGACCCGCTGACCGGCGACGGCACTTTGGAGCTGACCGTCACGGTAGCCGGCACCGACGCCCAGCTGCCGGACGGCTACCGGGTTCGCGCGACTTTGGCAAACCAGGCACCGGTCGAAGCAGAGCTGCCGTCGCAGCAGCGGAAGGGCTTTGTCCTGGATCCGGAAACCGTCCCGGACGCAGCCCTCGGCGACCTGGACTTGCCCGCTGCCGTCTACTTGTCGGCAGCCGGCATCGAGTTGGATGATCGAGTCGAGGAATTGGTCCAGGGCTACCACCGGGCGACCTGGCGGAAACCCGGCGAAGTCCAGCTCCGGATCCAGCCCGGCCAGGTACAACCCTGGTCCGCCGAGCTGCCGCAGCTCTACCGGCTACTGGTACAGCTGATCGATCCCGAAGGCCAGCTCACCGATGAAACCTGGATCGACGTCGGCTTCCGCCGGGTAGCGGTCGATGGCCGGGATTTGCTGGTCAACGGGCAGCGGGTCTGGATTCAGGGCGTCAACCGGCACGACTTCGACCCGCATACCGGTCGGACCCTGGACCGGGAACAGCTGCACCAGCAATTGGCCCAACTCAAGCGTTTCAACATCAATGCCATCCGCACCTCGCATTATCCGAATGATCCGGTGTTCCTCGAGTTGGCCGACCGCTTCGGTTTTTACGTCATCGATGAAGCCAATATCGAATCCCATGACTGGGCCAGAAGCATCTGCGACAACCCGCGGTACCTGGGCGCCTTCGTCGACCGGGTCTCCCGGATGATCTTGCGGGACAAGAACCACCCCAGCGTGATCATCTGGTCCCTCGGCAATGAAAGCGGCAGCGGAGCCAATCACGACGCCGCCGCAGGCTGGGCGCGCGGCTACGACCCGCACCGTCCCTTGCACTACGAGGGCGCGATCAATGCGGACTGGCATTCCGGCCACCGGCAGACGGACATCGTGGCTCCGATGTATCCGCCGATCCAAGCCATCGTCGCCTATGCGCAGCATCCGGCGGCCGATCGCCCGCTGATCATGTGCGAGTACCAGCACGCGATGGGCAACTCGAATGGTTCGCTCGACGATTATTGGCGGGCGATCCGCTCGACGCCGGGGCTGCAGGGCGGTTTCATCTGGGAATTGTGGGACCACGGCCTCGATTCGGAGGCCACGGGGCAATACCGTTATGGCGGAGATTTCGGCGACACGCCGAACGACGGCAACTTCTGCATCGACGGTCTGCTGTTCCCCGACGGCACACCGCACCCCGCGATGCACGAAGTACGCCGGATCTTCAGCCCAGTCGAGTTCGAATCAACCGCCAACGATCTGCGCCGTGGAATCCTGCGTCTGCGCAATATGCAGCACTTCGCCGACCTCACCGGGTTGGCATTCAGCGCATGCCTGGTGCGGGTGGACGGCGAAGGCGATCCCCTCGCCCTGGCCGCGGCAGCCGGCCCGGGCGGGATTGCCGACGTCGTGCTACCCGATTCCTGGACCGAAGCCTTCGGTTCAGCGCAGACGATCGGTCTGCGGCTGACCGTCTGCACCGCCGGGGATCTGCTCTGGGCCACTGCCGGGACGGAACTCGCGCAACTCCAGCTCACCGTCCGCGAACCAGCCTCCGTGGTCGCCTCCGGCGGGCCGGGCCAAGCGCTCGAGCTGGATGCCGAGGGCCTGCTGCGCCATCCTTTGCTCAGCTCCGCACCGGTGTTGAATTTCTGGCGGGCCCCGACCGACAATGACCGGCTGCGCTTCGGCGGCGAGGCCTTCGGCGGCAGCGGCCTCGACGCGGTGCAACGCGATCTGGAACAAGTCCGGTGGTCGGCCGACCGTTCGGCAGCCGTCGTCTCCAGCAGCTACCGGACCAGCACCGGATTCACGATTCGGCATCGGCAAGAAATCCGGAGCCTGCTCGACGGCGGAGTGGCAATTGAGGAAACCGTCGAGATCCCGGCCGGACTCGAGGACCTCCCCCGGGTCGGAATCATGCTGGCGCTGGTGCCGGGCTTCGAATACGTCGAATGGCTCGGCGAAGGACCGCATGAGTCGTACCCGGACCGCCGGGCTGCGGCGATGCCTGGCCGTTGGCGCTCCAGCGTGGCCGGACTCCAGGTGCCCTACCTTCGACCGCAGGAGAACGGTGGCCGCGGCCGGGTCCATGAACTCGATCTGAGCGCTGGCGAAACTTCGCTCCAGTTGCGCTTCGACCGTGGCATGCAGTTTTCCGCGGCGCATTTCCGGACCGAGGATTTGGTGCAGACCCGGCACAGCTGGGAGCTGGCTGCCCGGCCCGAAACCTTCGTGTACCTCGACGTCGTGCACCGCGGCCTGGGAACCGCATCGGTCGGGCCCGATGTCTTGCCGGAATACCGGATACCCTCCGGAACCTACAGCTGGGCTTGGTCGATCAGGTGA
- a CDS encoding aminoglycoside phosphotransferase family protein, protein MSEEEPSFPERSPVAVDIQLARRLVDAQFPEWAGLPLRAVEINGWDNRSFRLGAQLTVRLPSGPWYALQVAKEQQWLPRLAPKLPLPIPEPVAEGIPGQSYPYPWSVYRWIDGRVAHETGISDFSEFATALARFLKALHRIDPSGGPAPGKHNWHRGAAPSVYAAETIDAIDALGSEIPGDAVRRIWDHAVESRWQGDPVWFHGDVATGNLLTRDGSLSAVIDFGSSGVGDPACDLVIAWTFFDRAARDAFRAALGVDQATWSRGRGWALWKALISLVDALEHNPGAAAGPRRDLRRLLDDFGASD, encoded by the coding sequence ATGAGCGAGGAAGAGCCGAGTTTTCCCGAAAGAAGCCCGGTTGCTGTCGATATCCAGCTTGCCCGTCGGCTCGTCGACGCCCAGTTCCCCGAGTGGGCCGGGTTGCCCCTCCGGGCGGTCGAAATCAACGGTTGGGACAATCGGAGCTTTCGGCTCGGTGCACAGTTGACGGTCCGCTTGCCAAGTGGTCCGTGGTACGCGCTTCAGGTTGCCAAAGAACAACAATGGCTCCCCCGGTTGGCTCCCAAGTTGCCGTTGCCGATTCCTGAGCCGGTGGCCGAAGGAATACCCGGGCAAAGTTACCCTTACCCCTGGTCGGTGTATCGCTGGATCGATGGCCGCGTCGCCCACGAAACCGGAATCTCGGACTTCTCCGAGTTCGCGACCGCCTTGGCTAGATTCCTGAAGGCATTGCATCGAATCGATCCGAGCGGCGGGCCGGCACCGGGAAAGCACAATTGGCATCGGGGCGCGGCCCCTTCCGTTTACGCGGCGGAGACGATCGACGCCATTGACGCGTTGGGCAGCGAAATCCCTGGTGACGCGGTCAGAAGAATCTGGGATCACGCGGTCGAGTCGCGGTGGCAGGGCGATCCGGTCTGGTTCCATGGCGACGTGGCCACCGGCAATCTGCTGACCCGCGATGGCAGCCTGTCAGCGGTCATCGATTTCGGCAGTTCCGGTGTCGGCGACCCTGCCTGCGACTTGGTCATCGCCTGGACATTCTTCGACCGAGCGGCCCGTGATGCGTTCCGTGCGGCGCTCGGCGTCGACCAGGCAACTTGGTCCCGCGGACGCGGATGGGCACTGTGGAAAGCTTTGATCAGCTTGGTGGACGCGCTGGAACACAATCCTGGCGCAGCCGCCGGACCGCGACGCGATCTCCGCCGGCTGCTCGACGACTTCGGAGCGTCCGACTGA
- a CDS encoding single-stranded DNA-binding protein: MSDVVTVRGFVASEVKMTLTESGLPVANFRLGSTERRFDRGRNQWIDAATNWYSVSMFRALAQNASASISKGERVIVTGKLKLRQWRKDDGRRGIAPEIDADAVGHDLVWGTAKFRRAVQTSQISAESSEPSESSGPSGQPGDSSGGAAADPPSGTLLSQAEDSGEPVDRDDRDSEPEQAEDGAEDVESPVHAPY; this comes from the coding sequence ATGAGCGATGTTGTGACAGTCCGGGGCTTCGTAGCCAGCGAAGTCAAGATGACGCTGACTGAATCCGGGCTTCCGGTGGCGAATTTTCGATTGGGTTCCACCGAACGGCGGTTCGACCGAGGCCGGAACCAGTGGATCGATGCGGCGACGAACTGGTATTCGGTATCGATGTTCCGCGCGCTCGCGCAGAACGCTTCAGCCAGCATCAGCAAAGGCGAGCGGGTCATTGTGACCGGAAAACTGAAGTTGCGGCAGTGGAGAAAGGACGACGGACGGCGTGGCATCGCGCCGGAAATCGATGCGGATGCGGTCGGCCATGACTTGGTGTGGGGCACCGCAAAGTTCCGCCGTGCGGTGCAGACAAGTCAGATTTCGGCTGAATCCTCTGAACCCTCTGAATCTTCTGGACCATCGGGGCAGCCGGGGGATTCAAGCGGCGGCGCGGCTGCTGATCCGCCATCCGGAACTCTGCTGTCCCAAGCGGAGGATAGCGGCGAACCCGTGGATCGGGATGACCGGGATTCGGAGCCGGAGCAGGCAGAGGATGGTGCCGAGGATGTCGAATCGCCGGTGCATGCGCCGTATTGA
- the orn gene encoding oligoribonuclease produces MSISSERIVWIDCEMTGLDLAVDALIEVAVLVTDSDLNVLGEGVDVVIKPADAALAQMNDFVRDMHTASKLLAELPHGTTMESAEAEVLEYIKKFVPEPGKAQLGGNSVGTDRMFLARDMPAVVEHLHYRVVDVSTIKELARRWYPRAYFQSPAKHGGHRALGDIVDSINELRYYREAVFVPAPGPDTATAQRISKKIGAPEADEVASTPSDPVE; encoded by the coding sequence GTGTCTATTTCTTCTGAACGTATTGTCTGGATCGACTGTGAGATGACCGGCCTGGATTTGGCCGTCGACGCCCTCATCGAAGTCGCGGTCCTGGTCACCGATTCCGATCTGAACGTGCTCGGCGAGGGAGTCGACGTCGTGATCAAACCGGCGGACGCCGCATTGGCCCAAATGAACGACTTCGTGCGCGACATGCATACCGCTTCGAAACTTTTGGCTGAGCTGCCGCACGGCACCACTATGGAATCCGCCGAGGCCGAGGTCCTCGAATACATCAAGAAGTTCGTGCCGGAACCGGGCAAGGCGCAGCTCGGCGGAAACTCGGTAGGCACCGACCGGATGTTCCTGGCCCGCGACATGCCCGCTGTGGTGGAGCACCTGCACTACCGGGTGGTCGACGTTTCCACAATCAAGGAACTCGCCCGCCGCTGGTATCCGCGGGCTTACTTCCAATCCCCCGCCAAGCACGGCGGGCACCGGGCATTGGGCGACATCGTGGATTCGATCAACGAACTGCGTTATTACCGCGAGGCGGTTTTCGTGCCTGCTCCGGGCCCGGATACCGCCACCGCACAACGAATTTCCAAAAAAATCGGCGCGCCGGAGGCCGATGAGGTCGCGAGCACCCCTTCGGACCCTGTAGAGTAG
- a CDS encoding GNAT family N-acetyltransferase, with amino-acid sequence MAISLTTPDVDDLAGVVEVLRGWQAEGLPMQLHPGDLGWFMRFGVAATAAATRLWQQDGKIQGIGLLDGAALVRLTLAPDAWSDQSLAQKMADDLTDPGQGLLPTGEGSVEAPAEAPLLARLSAAGWHPAEPWSPLRRGLAEPVPEPGIRVETVGPENAHRYADVLRAAFDKSSFTDSRWHAMAAEPAYRNARSLLGYDGRGNPVAVATVWSAGPGKPGLLEPMGVSAEFRGQGHGRAITLAAAAALRELGASSALVCTPSSNSGGVATYAAAGFQELPQRSDWTRGPRQGP; translated from the coding sequence ATGGCAATCAGCTTGACCACACCTGATGTCGACGACCTTGCCGGGGTGGTCGAGGTACTGCGCGGCTGGCAAGCCGAGGGCCTACCGATGCAGCTGCATCCGGGCGATCTGGGCTGGTTCATGCGGTTCGGCGTGGCGGCGACCGCGGCGGCCACCCGGCTCTGGCAGCAAGACGGCAAGATCCAGGGCATTGGATTGCTCGACGGCGCCGCCCTGGTCCGGTTGACTCTGGCTCCGGATGCCTGGTCGGACCAGTCTCTGGCGCAGAAGATGGCCGACGATCTCACCGACCCGGGACAAGGGCTGCTGCCGACCGGCGAAGGCTCCGTGGAAGCGCCGGCCGAAGCACCGCTGTTGGCCCGATTGTCAGCGGCAGGCTGGCACCCGGCCGAGCCATGGTCTCCGCTGCGGCGCGGGCTCGCCGAGCCGGTTCCGGAACCCGGGATCCGGGTCGAGACCGTCGGACCGGAGAACGCACACCGCTACGCCGACGTCCTACGCGCGGCCTTCGATAAATCCAGTTTCACGGATTCGCGCTGGCACGCCATGGCGGCAGAACCCGCCTACCGGAATGCCCGCTCGTTGCTCGGCTACGATGGCCGGGGAAATCCGGTGGCCGTGGCCACCGTATGGTCCGCAGGACCGGGCAAGCCGGGCCTGTTGGAACCGATGGGTGTTTCCGCGGAATTTCGCGGCCAGGGTCATGGCAGGGCAATTACGCTAGCCGCCGCAGCCGCACTCCGGGAACTCGGCGCCTCGAGCGCGCTGGTTTGCACACCCAGTTCCAACTCCGGCGGGGTTGCGACCTATGCCGCCGCGGGCTTCCAGGAACTCCCGCAGCGATCGGATTGGACCCGCGGTCCGCGCCAGGGACCCTAA